Within the Medicago truncatula cultivar Jemalong A17 chromosome 4, MtrunA17r5.0-ANR, whole genome shotgun sequence genome, the region tgaattttgaaaatgattaatATCGGAAAACATCAAACTACTTCCTTCCACGGCTAAGCCTCTGCAGTTGATAATTGATACTCCCCCAAGACTTTCTGTTCTTTTTACtctgaaaaaacaaatttgaagtgTTTTAATGTACTGCCTAGTTTTCATGTCATGTAACCTGATAACTAAAACAGGGAACAATGAGAAGAGGAAGGGCAACAAAAGATGTCACCTATCAATAAACTAAGATCTATATTACCTGAGATTCTATACATGTATTTAATATTTCCTTCTGCTTAGCACATGCTTCAACATCGCTATGGCTTGTAGCCATACAGTTCATAAACATGATCATTTCCTTCATGCAAGGTTTATGAAGTGAACTGAATCTCTTAGAGTTGATAAAAAGCCCGCCAGCTTTCCGCCCCATTATCCTACAACTTGAAATCCAACCAGAAAAATGAAAACTGTTATTTGATTTGGCATTTGCATATAATTAACATGTAATAAAACCCAGAATTAAaagttttaattaagaaaaatagtcGTTAT harbors:
- the LOC25493442 gene encoding uncharacterized protein: MGRKAGGLFINSKRFSSLHKPCMKEMIMFMNCMATSHSDVEACAKQKEILNTCIESQSKKNRKSWGSINYQLQRLSRGRK